Proteins encoded in a region of the Fusarium falciforme chromosome 6, complete sequence genome:
- a CDS encoding Uridine kinase, with the protein MSADAVPQVQGGLESHVTVQKRAYYSPPWADVSIIGVAGSSGSGKSTLSQAIVKKLNLPWVVILSMDSFYKTLTPEQSKLAFANEYDFDSPDAIDFDVLVDKLRDLKAGKRAEIPVYSFAKHQRLDRTTSIYSPHVLVLEGIFALYDPRVLQLLDMGIYCEADADTCLSRRIVRDVRERGRDIEGIIKQWFGFVKPNFEKYVEPQRKVADLIVPRGIENRVALDMMVQFVEKKLFEKSRHHREALSRLEAASKDSPLSDRVVVLHPTPQLKFMNTILQDMDTDPEDFIFYFDRLASLIIEQALNNVQFESATIETPQGYKYQGLVPKGEVCAVIVLRGGSAFEPALRKTIPDCRTGRMLIQSDYSTGEPELHYLRLPEDIARHESVLLLDTQMATGGSALMAVQVLVDHGVQQERIVLATYAAGKVGIHRLTSVFPDITVVVCNMLDYQQQRWVEQRYFRC; encoded by the exons ATGTCCGCTGACGCAGTGCCTCAAGTCCAGGGCGGACTCGAGAGCCATGTCACGGTCCAGAAGCGAGCCTACTACTCGCCTCCTTGGGCTGATGTCAGCATTATCGGCGTCGCTGGAAGCTCGGGCTCGGGCAAGTCGACTCTGTCCCAGGCCATTGTCAAGAAGCTTAATTTGCCCTGGGTCGTCATCTTGTCAATG GACTCTTTCTACAAGACATTGACGCCCGAGCAGTCGAAGCTGGCCTTTGCCAATGAGTACGACTTTGATTCACCCGAT GCCATCGACTTTGACGTTTTGGTCGACAAGTTGCGGGATCTTAAGGCCGG AAAGCGGGCTGAGATTCCTGTCTACTCATTTGCCAAGCATCAGCGGCTGGACCGCACCACCTCTATTTATTCGCCCCATGTGTTGGTTCTTGAGGGTATCTTTGCTCTGTACGACCCTCGCGTCTTGCAGCTCCTTGACATGGGC ATCTACTGCGAAGCTGACGCCGATACCTGCCTGTCGCGACGGA TCGTTCGTGACGTGCGAGAGCGTGGCCGAGACATTGAGGGTATCATCAAGCAATGGTTCGGTTTCGTGAAGCCCAACTTCGAAAAG TATGTTGAGCCGCAGCGCAAGGTGGCCGACCTGATTGTGCCAAGAGGCATTGAGAATCGGGTTGCCCTAG ACATGATGGTCCAGTtcgtcgagaagaagctgtTCGAAAAGTCGAGGCACCATCGAGAAGCCCTATCCCGTCTCGAGGCGGCCAGTAAGGATTCGCCGCTTTCTGACCGGGTTGTGGTTCTACACCCTACACCACAGCTCAAGTTCATGAACACTATCCTCCAAGATATGGATACTGATCCCGAGGATTTCATCTTTTACTTTGACAGACTTGCCAGCCTCATCATTGAACA AGCTTTGAACAATGTTCAATTCGAGTCTGCGACAATTGAAACTCCCCAAGGATACAAGTATCAAGGTCTTGTACCCAAGGGTGAGGTCTGTGCCGTGATCGTGCTCCGCGGAGGTTCGGCGTTCGAGCCGGCGCTACGAAAGACGATCCCTGACTGCCGCACGGGCCGAATGCTCATCCAGTCCGACTATTCCACGGGCGAGCCGGAGCTTCACTATCTGCGGCTGCCAGAAGATATCGCAAGGCACGAGAGCGTCTTGCTTCTGGACACTCAGATGGCGACCGGCGGCTCGGCGTTGATGGCGGTCCAGGTCCTGGTAGACCATGGAGTCCAGCAGGAGCGTATCGTGCTGGCAACGTATGCGGCGGGCAAGGTTGGAATTCACAGGTTGACATCCGTGTTCCCAGACATCACGGTGGTGGTCTGCAACATGCTCGActaccagcagcagcgatgGGTTGAGCAAAGATATTTCCGTTGCTAA
- a CDS encoding EF-hand domain-containing protein — protein MPASSIMAARLARAGRTRAIASSRSIISPVTPRSLYSAQSRTFVKLSGASPSITKRSQVTNRTTRQLPSQYFVRALSGKPLPQGTSWVVNFCFRAAAWVGISITVVGAAVVCFFIYDASTYFEHPTQSDIDVSKIALQPRCGGEKNLPIAEVFIDEDDTEEKRRLKNKPRLVILGGGWGGVALLKELNPDDYHVTVISPTNYFLFTPMLPSATVGTLELRSLVEPIRRILSRVHGHFIRAKAADVDFSHKLVEVSQVDAFGKDISFYVPYDKLVIAVGSVTNPHGVKGLENAFFLKDINDARKIRNQIIHNFELASLPTCLDEERKRLLSFVVSGGGPTGVEFAAELFDLLNEDLTQHFPRLLRNEISVHLIQSRGHILNTYDETVSKYAEERFARDQVEVLTNSRVKEVQPDKIIFTQKQEDGSVITKELPIGFCLWSTGVSQTQFCQKLAKKLGNVQTNRHALETDTHLRLNGSPLGDVYAIGDCSTVQNNVADHIITFLRSLAWKHGKDPETLQLGFSDWREVASDVKRRFPQAINHLKRLDKLFKEFDKDKSGTLDFEELTELLRQIDSKLTSLPATAQRAHQQGQYLARKFNRMARMNEALRANEIREGDVDAAVFKAFEYHHLGSLAYIGNSAIFDLGNGRNLAGGLWAVYAWRSVYFAQSVSLRTRLLMAMDWTKRGLFGRDLMSF, from the exons ATGCCCGcttcctccatcatggctgcaCGACTGGCTCGTGCTGGTCGTACCAGGGCTATTGCCAGCTCTCGATCTATAATATCTCCCGTTACCCCTCGTTCGCTCTATTCGGCTCAATCGCGAACCTTTGTGAAGCTCTCGGGGGCCTCGCCGTCGATAACCAAGAGATCTCAGGTTACAAACCGAACTACTCGCCAACTCCCCTCTCAATACTTCGTGCGCGCGCTGTCGGGAAAGCCACTTCCTCAAGGAACCTCGTGGGTTGTCAACTTTTGCTTCCGTGCCGCGGCCTGGGTGGGCATCTCGATCACAGTCGTCGGCGCCGCCGTAGTCTGCTTCTTTATCTACGACGCCTCTACGTACTTTGAGCACCCCACGCAGAGCGATATCGATGTGTCCAAGATTGCCCTCCAGCCTCGATGTGGAGGTGAAAAGAACTTGCCCATCGCTGAGGTCTTTATCGACGAAGATGACACCGAAGAGAAGCGGCGCCTCAAGAACAAGCCACGGCTCGTGATTCTCGGTGGCGGCTGGGGCGGTGTTGCTCTTCTGAAGGAGCTGAACCCGGACGATTACCATGTTACCGTCATCTCGCCGACAAACTATTTCCTCTTCACTCCAATGCTTCCTTCAGCCACAGTTGGTACCCTTGAATTGCGATCACTTGTTGAGCCTATCCGACGCATTCTGAGCCGCGTCCATGGTCACTTCATTCGTGCCAAAGCTGCGGACGTCGACTTCTCACACAAGCTTGTCGAGGTGTCGCAAGTAGATGCATTCGGCAAGGATATTAGCTTCTACGTTCCCTACGACAAACTGGTCATCGCTGTTGGCTCAGTCACCAATCCTCATGGTGTCAAGGGCTTGGAGAacgccttcttcctcaaaGACATTAACGATGCTCGCAAGATCCGAAACCAGATCATTCACAACTTCGAGTTGGCTTCACTTCCTACTTGTCTCGATGAGGAACGCAAGCGGCTCCTGTCTTTTGTTGTGAGTGGTGGCGGTCCTACTGGTGTCGAGTTTGCCGCCGAACTGTTCGATCTTCTAAACGAGGATCTGACACAACACTTCCCTCGACTCTTGCGCAACGAGATCTCGGTTCATCTCATTCAGAGCCGAGGCCATATTCTCAATACATACGACGAAACTGTGTCTAAGTATGCCGAGGAGCGCTTTGCCCGGGACCAGGTTGAGGTTCTCACAAACTCGCGGGTCAAGGAGGTTCAACCCGACAAGATTATCTTTACTCAAAAGCAGGAAGACGGCAGCGTGATTACGAAAGAGCTCCCTATAGGATTCTGCCTGTGGTCTACTGGAGTGTCGCAGACCCAGTTCTGCCAAAAATtggccaagaagcttggCAACGTGCAAACCAACCGACATGCTCTGGAGACGGACACTCATCTTCGCTTGAACGGCTCACCTCTGGGTGATGTGTACGCAATTGGCGACTGTTCTACCGTTCAGAACAATGTGGCCGACCACATCATCACCTTCCTTCGATCTCTTGCTTGGAAGCACGGCAAAGATCCCGAGACGCTGCAACTTGGTTTCAGTGACTGGCGCGAGGTTGCTAGCGATGTCAAGAGGCGGTTCCCTCAGGCTATTAACCATCTCAAGCGCCTCGATAAACTTTTCAAAGAGTTTGACAAGGATAAGTCGGGCACACTGGACTTTGAGGAACTTACTGAGCTGCTCCGCCAAATTGATAGCAAGCTCACCTCTCTACCGGCTACAGCCCAGCGAGCTCATCAGCAAGGACAGTATCTGGCGCGCAAGTTCAACCGCATGGCTCGTATGAACGAGGCTCTGCGCGCCAATGAGATTCGGGAGGGCGATGTCGATGCTGCTGTCTTCAAGGCATTCGAATATCACCATCTTGGCAGTCTTGCCTATATCGGTAACTCTGCCATTTTTGATCTCGGTAATGGCCGCAACCTGGCTGGTGGACTTTGGGCTGTGTATGCCTGGCGCTCTGTCTACTTTGCCCAGAGCGTCAGTCTTCGAACACGTCTTCTTATGGCTATGGACTGGACGAAGCGAGGTCTCTTTGGACGAG ATTTGATGAGTTTCTAA
- a CDS encoding Ribosome biogenesis protein NOP53: MPVLQSKTAGAGDAPKQFNQPSRKGKKAWRKNVDVTEVQEGLEELNKEIIRGGVIKEKASEDLFTLDTTGDSQLPKKFNKHIKKGLKADEIINARSAVPAVSMRKRPGDKTTNGLIPAKRQKTNWVSHKELARLKRVADGEHENTIQIKDATYDLWDMPAAPKETNVDDFLEEEVKAKVPKSMKQEPLSLLKSGKHVPAVQKPSGGYSYNPMFTDYEERLAHESEKALEAERKRLEEEEAERLKQVAAARSAAEAEAAEARANLSEWEEDSEWEGFQSGAEDDKVSAKRPQRKTQAQRNRIKRRKEEERLAKHKAAIKAQRRQEHRIKEIAEEIDENDRNKALVLAEAANDSDDSVSELRDEKLRRKQLGKYKLPERDLELVLPDELQESLRLLKPEGNLLRDRYRSMLVRGKVESRRHIPFKKQAKRKYTEKWTYKDFMI; encoded by the exons ATGCCAGTTTTACAATCCAAGACTGCCGGAGCAGGCGACGCTCCCAAGCAGTTCAATCAGCCGTCGcggaagggcaagaaggcaTGGAGGAAAAACGTGGATGTTACTGAAGTTCAAGAGGGACTCGAGGAGTTGAACAAGGAGATCATTCGAGG CGGTGttatcaaggagaaggcgtCCGAAGACCTGTTCACTCTCGACACGACCGGCGACTCGCAGCTGCCCAAGAAATTCAACAAGCACATCAAGAAGGGTCTCAAGGCTGACGAGATCATCAACGCCCGCTCCGCTGTTCCCGCTGTTTCCATGCGCAAGCGACCCGGTGACAAGACCACCAATGGACTCATCCCTGCGAAGCGCCAGAAGACCAACTGGGTATCCCACAAGGAGCTCGCTCGGCTCAAGCGGGTTGCCGATGGAGAGCACGAGAACACCATACAAATCAAGGACGCCACCTACGATCTTTGGGATATGCCGGCGGCTCCCAAGGAGACAAACGTCGATGATTTCTTGGAAGAAGAGGTCAAGGCTAAGGTGCCAAAGTCGATGAAGCAGGAGCCCCTTTCCCTCCTCAAGAGCGGAAAGCATGTCCCTGCTGTGCAGAAGCCCTCTGGCGGTTACAGCTACAACCCCATGTTTACCGACTACGAGGAGCGCCTGGCGCATGAGAGCGAGAAGGCCCTTGAGGCTGAGCGCAAGCGcctagaggaggaggaggctgagcgaTTGAAGCAGGTGGCCGCGGCCCGGTCAGCAGCTGAAGCAGAGGCTGCAGAGGCGCGGGCTAACCTTTCAGAATGGGAGGAAGATTCTGAGTGGGAGGGATTCCAGAGCGGTGCCGAGGACGACAAGGTGTCCGCCAAGCGACCCCAGAGGAAGACACAAGCACAGCGCAACCGTATCAAGCGtcggaaggaggaggagcgcctAGCGAAGCACAAAGCCGCTATCAAAGCCCAGCGCCGCCAAGAGCACCGCATTAAAGAGATCGCCGAGGAGATTGACGAGAATGACCGCAACAAggcccttgtccttgccgaAGCCGCCAACGACTCGGACGATTCGGTCAGCGAGCTCCGCGACGAAAAGCTGCGCCGCAAGCAGCTCGGCAAGTACAAGCTCCCTGAGCGAGACCTTGAGCTGGTTCTCCCCGACGAGCTGCAGGAGTCTCTGCGGCTGCTCAAGCCCGAGGGCAACCTTCTCCGAGACCGATACAGAAGCATGCTGGTGCGCGGCAAGGTCGAGAGCAGGAGGCATATTCCGttcaagaagcaggccaagcGCAAGTACACCGAGAAGTGGACGTACAAGGACTTTATGATATAG
- a CDS encoding Ras-related protein Rab-6B, protein MAQAGGSYNNPLKKFKLVFLGEQSVGKTSLITRFMYDSFDNMYQATIGIDFLSKTMYLEDRTVRLQLWDTAGQERFRSLIPSYIRDSSVAVVVYDISNAKSFQNTKKWIDDVRAERGNDVIIVLVGNKTDLNDKREVTTQQGEEEAKKNNLMFVETSAKLGHNVKNLFKRIAQALPGMEGTDAAAQASSQMIDVKTNNAQQSQEGCAC, encoded by the exons ATGGCGCAGGCCGGCGGATCTTACAACAACCCCTTGAAGAAGTTCAA GTTGGTGTTTCTAGGAGAGCAGAGTG TGGGCAAGACCTCCTTGATCACACGATTCATGTACGATTCCTTCGACAACATGTACCAGGCGACAATCGGCATTGATTTCCTCTCCAAG ACCATGTACCTCGAGGACCGGACGGTGCGGCTGCAACTTTGGGATACTGCTGGACAAGAACGATTCAGAAGCTTGATTCCCTCATACATCCGTGATTCCAGCGTAGCTGTTGTCGTCTACGATATTTCGA ACGCAAAGTCGTtccaaaacaccaagaaGTGGATCGACGACGTACGAGCCGAGCGAGGAAACGACGTGATTATCGTGTTGGTTGGCAACAAGACGGATCTCAACGACAAGCGGGAGGTTACTACACAGcagggtgaggaggaggccaagaagaacaaccTCATGTTTGTCGAGACGAGTGCGAAGCTGGGCCACAACGTCAAGAACCTTTTCAAGAGGATAGCACAGGCTTTGCCTGGTATGGAGGGAACCGACGCCGCAGCGCAAGCTTCGAGTCAAA TGATCGACGTCAAGACGAACAACGCCCAGCAATCACAAGAGGGATGCGCATGTTAA